Part of the Chaetodon trifascialis isolate fChaTrf1 chromosome 1, fChaTrf1.hap1, whole genome shotgun sequence genome, ACAATCTTGTGATCTCTACAGTGAATGTTAGCACAGTTATgatagagaggagagaagattGAGTGACGTGAACCACTAGTGCTACTAAATTGAAAGCACCATAACAAAAGAGCCATCAGACTGTCTGTGGTCAACCTATGAATAGCTCCTTATTAGGGATGGACATGCTCCAAGCCAGCAGGGAGTACGCTGTGTGATGAAAGGCCTGGTTGCAAGAGGACTTTTATTCTGGTCACCACACTGGCAGTAAATCCAACAAAGGTTTCTgacaaaaaatgcacaaaatgttcTACATGCAGAGGTAAAACTGCCATCACTCTTGTCATTATACTTCAAATCAAGAGGAGTCTGAAAGTCTGAAATATTGTGCTTTAATGTAGGTAGAAGCAGATTTCTGTCACATCCCACCAACTGCCATCTACCAGGTGCAGCATTGTGGGTGGGCCTAACGCCCCTGACGATGGCAACTTGTACAACTGGCCCATCGGAAATGACTGGGAGAACATGTATTTTCTTATTGCTTATTATTCAAATTAATACTTAAATgcacaaagaataaaaaaaatgtaaaagacaacatttttagGTTACTATCATGTGTGAAGTCTGGACAAATCACTGCCTAATTTCATAGCTGCAAATGGATTTACTGTTGATGCTAGAAGATCATAGAAAACAATGTAGGTAAGATgggaggcagagctgcaaaTTCCTGCCTGCCTTGATTGTCTCTATATTGCCTTGGAAGCATGGACTGTTTCTGTTGAGACAAGCTCATGAATTGACAGCGCAGTGCAAgctctctcttgctccctcaTTAGTCAATCCCTCCCTCTGATGATCCAACCAGATCATCAGGAGAAGATGCTATTTCCTCAAGTagaattaaaatgtcagtgttctGAGAGAATGAATGGAAAGGACTACACAATTGTTAGATAGgctcatgtttcatttttgtacCCCCATGTGTGCTCCTTGTAGGCCGATAATTACAGACTGTTGAGGGTAAATAATAAGCTATCTcagcattgaaaatgttttagaaaaagTGTTATAATTAACCAGACGTGCTAGTCGCCTTCCACACTATGATATCAGTCATTTATGTTTTAGTGAGTTGGATCATTTGGAAACCGTCAAAGGAAGGCAAACAGCATTAACTTCTGTAATTAATAGGCCCAGCCAAAATGACTTTGGCTCCTCCAAAGCTCTGGCATCGTGCCTGCCATCAGCTAAGATTTTGGTCACTGCAGATTTCACTGAGTAGCCTTGTTACTTCCACAATCCTCTTCTGAGACTAAGTAACTTCTGTGCTGGTGGATTACTGGACAAAAATCCCACGACTACTATAAATGTTTCCAGAAGGCAAAAGGGACAGAAACAAGGTGGCCACAGGTCTTCTCAAGATTTCTAACCACACATTATTTATGGGCAACAGTAAAGATGTCAATGTTTGTCGAGCAATTGAGGTGTTCAGTTCACCTGGTGTAAACGCCTTCTTTGTAGTGCATAAATTCAGATGTGACATCAAAGGCGAAGGACACAGGGTTGAGCCTGGCCACAGCATCAACCATGGCCTTTTCATCATACTGTGGATGGACCAtcacacacaaattaaacagtaaaatgcagttaaaggttaaaaaagtAGCAATCAAGTACATCAGACTGTAATTGTATTAATGGCAGTGGCACAGTGTGGCATGATTATAAAGTCATTTGCATATAGGCTACTAAAATAGCTGCTtcttgtttcttcctcttttcagttTACCCGATGAAAACATGGTTAGCTGTACCTGATTAGGAATTTTATAACCCAGCTGTCATTTCTTTAAGGAAGCTTCATTACAATTTCCTGGATGATGTAACATCACATGTGTGCACGTGCTCACTCACGCGTGTTATGTTGATAACATCCAGGACCAAAGCAGCTGCCAGTGCAGGATCAAAATGGCAAAAGTCATTCTAGGACAGGATGGAGAAAAATCATGCAGAGGAAGGTTTTTACATCAAAATAATTACGGTGAGACATCATTTCAGGAAAGTCATACATAGCCCTTGTAGGGATAGTCCTCCTCCGTCATGAGACCGTTGCTGTATTTGATGTATTCAAACGCCTGGCTGGGGAGCCCACTGAAACAAACCAGGAGGTGTTTAACTGTCTGAGGCCTTAAACACAAGTATTCTTGTTATTACTATAACTTTGATGTCTTATACTTACCCCAAGCATCCATGATTGTTGAAGTCTCTGGCACAGTctatcagctgctgctcagactgaTACAGACACAAACTGCATCATGCATTTATACACAGCTGCACTGCAGTTCACACTATAGCTCCAATGATGCAAAGAACCAGGGAGTGAAACAGAGATTTCTTCTGCAAATATTACTAAAAAATAGTCAGACAGATCTCACCAGAGGTATTAGCTTTCCTGTAGCAATGGCGTTCACTGACTCCAAACAGCCAGTGGTAGAGAAGGTCCAGCAGCTTCCACAATGGCCCtaaagaagcaaacacagtAGAAGTCAAACGGCTGATAATTCACTCATGTTAAAGTGAagctccactgattttacacatgaaggtCAACTGCTTGTGAGAACAGTTGCATAACGTGACTGTGTCTCTGAAGGAGCTTTGGAAAGTGATAGAAAATGACCCTGTCGATGTCATTATGGTTAAGACTGCAAACTTAGAAAAAGTTAGTCTGTtacaaatatacacatacataatatgtatatttatattataaaaACATGAGCGTTTACTGTGCTATTCATTGCATGATGGGTAATGTGAGATattttccatctgtctctcacaaGGTTCCTGACTTTCCAGCATTAGAACTTAATTGCTGAGTACTCCTTTGAAGTAATAATCCCACTTCTATTACAGAGTGTAGCGTAACATTAAAAAGAAGTAACAACACTGGCTGCTGTCTTTGTCATTTACTCACAAATTAGTCAAGCAACACAAATAAATCATAGAACTACCCATATATTTGATCAATTGAACTGCTACTATAACATTAGTTGCTTTTCCTTTTATTAGCACTGCAGTTTTGGTCCAAAATAATATACAAACGAGGGACGAGCCCTCACGTAAGTGCAGCAGCACTCAGCTCCAGTTGGTTCATGCGTGTGTTCTGATTAAAGTCCTTATCCACATTTTGTCTTCTTGATTCCTCAAGATTGCGGTGGCACTGCTTTATGTTCAGCACATATTGAGATACCTGGTTCTTCACAGGAGTCACAAAGTTGCCCTTCATCCTCCAGTCTACAGACTCGGGGTACGGGCCAGTCCTGCTGACGTGCCCCCCTTTAGTGACAGAGCAGTTCTACGAGAGGCCAGAATCACGAGACTGTCATAAAAAACACTCCCatataaaagcagcagctgcgTAAAGTGTGTTGTATTATAAGATGCACTGTACCTGAGCCTCTGTCAAAAGAAACAATTTCCTGAACTCCTCAAATGTCATGTCTGAAAACTGATTCAGGCCCACTAGATTTGAAAATGAGAAACGGTATGAGAACATGTCTTTCAGAACCTCAGAGATCTAACAGCTGAGGTCTCTGAGGTCACAATCTGCACATTACACATCATGAGACAGGAGTTAGTGCGGAGCTGTACTTGTGAAGGAGTGATTCCCAGCATTGTGATGATCAACTGTCCTCTTATTCTCAGTGAACACACGGAGCCGGTGGTAAAACTCCTCAGTGTCGTAAACTTTGTTGTGCTGCAtgtcaaaaacagaaatgttacaGCATACACAGAGGAGAGAACTGAGGTTTAAAAAGCTTCTtattaaagcattaaaacaCGAACACTGATATGATGTAATCACCTGTGACATCCACTCTTTGAATTGATGTTCCTCTGATAGGACAGAGAATGAAGTGGTCAGTTAATAAAGCAGCAATCAAGCAGCAAAATTGAATCCTGAAGACATTTCTGATAGGGGATCTAACAAAGAGCATTTACTCTAGTACTATTCTTAAGTACAAATCTGAAGTACTAGTGCTTGGCTTTAGTATTTCTATTTAATGGTACTTATACTCCACAAGGggaattttattttttcactgaaCGGCATTTATCTGATGGCTGTACTTACCTTTAGACTGATATTTTATATACACCACATTTGACAAGTTTCTCAAATACCCGCACGTACTACCCaacagtacatacagtaaaagAGTTACAATTAGCGCCTCCTCGACCAAGTAAAACACTGAAGTGACActtacacatgaatgcatcagtaattataataatataacactAACAGGGGCCGTTTTCTCCATTATGAGTACTTTGAtacttaaatacattttgaaaaggcttacttttacttaaacatgtgacattttttcagtttttcctcaatcgttttgttgcattttagcTTAAACATTTGCAAACCATTTCATTTGGACAAAATCTTTAGTTAATCTCCTAAAAGTCTATTTTATGTCAATGAAATACAATATTAATACTCACTCTTTACAAATAAGATGCCACCAAATAATTCACAATGCTGTCAGTTTATGGCAGTGTACTCTGTAAGTGTTTTCTGATGTAAGTAAGTCTAAAATTTGGATGATGGTAACTGAAAATGCACAAGGCTACACTTTGTCAATGTTTCACTTTAGGAGGTTGACTGCAAGACAGTGGACAGGATTCATTTTCATGCCTTCACGGTTTGTACTAGAATTAGTTCAGAGGCCACGTCATCGcaagacaggaaagaaaaaacagactgtttaaCAGAACTGCACAGCACAAAGGAAAAATACACAAGTAGAAATATGAACATAGTTGCAGGTAACACTCCTCACACCTTCCCCTGGAAGTCAAGCAGTTCATCACAATGTGCTTCACATATTATGACAACTGCATGTGAGGCTTATACATCAACTTAGATGACTTCATGTTTTAGGGGTAAGATGGAAAACAGAGAGCCAGTATAAAACATTGTGATCGACACGCCAGAAGCAGTCGATAATGCGGGAAACAGCAGACCATTGTCGGCCTCAGATTTGCAGGAATGCGCCGAAACATTTGCAGATTTTCGCTTTTATGATGCGCACAAAGACTCGATGATGTGaagaagcagctcagagaaTTTCAAagcgactgagaaaaactgtactACAGGGCGTTTACTCGTCATGTTGAAGTGTTCATATATATTGCAGAAACATTCATGCTACTTTTACTCGAGTTGAGAAGCTGAACTGTTCTTCCTCCAGCGCTGATGACAGAGCGCGCAGACATCACCGCGCGCCTTcactcactctgctgtcacctgCGGTTTCACCGCCTGCCTTCAAATCCTGTGCAGCGACTCAAGTGTTAATGAAATCAAGCCGGTAAACTTCACGAGTGTTCACTTACCTTCCGGGGAGATTAACAGTGTTGGAAGAACTAAAGTAAAACCGGCGGTGATGAAGCAGGCTGCACGGAGCGCCATGGTGTCCCCACACACTCCAACAAGCTGTGAGAGCAGAGCGTCACATGACTGCGCTCCTTAACCCCCCAAGCAAAGCAGTTTATGAGCTGCTGCATGTTGCAGTGTAAAACAACCACAGCAGCCTCAGACACACCTCTCCCCCTGAGAAAGAATAGATTTATTAACAAGAGGTAATCAGGAAAGAATACACTTTTATACAAAACTGGAAATACTACTCAAGCTGTTGAAATAGACTGAAAGATAATTCTCATACCACTGGGTATTGCTCACTGCAAACATTTGATGTGCCTTTTAGAGGGTAAAGATTCATGTGCAAGGGTGGGGTTTAAATACAGTACACATACTGTTCTAGATATAGATTTGATTTGAACACATGAAAGTGGTCCATGCCTGCCACTTAAGCTTTAGGTGTTTTTCTATACAAAGCCTGTAAAAAATACCTATAAATATTCCAAGAAGAAGCACAATATTACTACTGTATAGTTCCTGCTAACACATTGGAATAGACAGGATAGAGAATGTGTTACACTTACAAGTTGTTTtcaacatttgttttaaagTATCATACACAGAAAAGTTATTACAGAGCTGAACGATCATAAGGATAACACATTTCGAGGGATATGTTTTGAACACATTGCACGTCAGGAAATGCATCAGACTGCCTGTACACGGTACTGTACACAGcaaatatttctgcttcattgGCAAATCGTAGAACAAAATAGTTTACATACTTTTGTGGTATATAATCCATTTCATGATTAAGGCAAAACCATAATGCACTGGCCAAAGAGGATTAGCCGTAAAAACTATGCTCTTAGTGTCTGAGTGTAGAAGCTGGGAATTTGACTTCCTGAAGTGGCTCAATATTGGTTACATCTGCTACATACACTGCCCGGTGCTTATACTATATGTACATCATGTTGCCCACCAGGGGAGTAAGGTGATAGTAAgcaaagcataaaaacaatctctcagcactgaaaacatgttcCAGCTCAATCAGAAGTCAGCAGGTGATCGTGTACCTGTTTGACCCCAACAACCTCTAACCCTTGTCATTTAGTGGCTACATAAAACAACAGGCCACaacttcagccacagcagcagtccCACTTTCCACCTACATTATTTCTCAAGTTTTAGTCTaaatttcacaacattaacatttGAATCCTCCAGATTTTTATGAACTCAAACTTCATTTTTAATCCAATTTGTCAGAGCATTTTGCTGCAATagtcattctgtgtttttacattcagtaaTCAGTAGCTCTGAGTGTTACTGGTGGAGTCCGCCATTGTTAAATGTTAGGGATTGCAACTTTAAATGAGTGATCATGCAGCTAGTAGATTAGCAGATATTTATATTAAGATGTACACTTGAGGACAAACAGGCTTGGAAAATGGTGCCTGTACTAATCAGGCAGAAGACGACTGCAGCCACGTGCAGCCGTCTGACTGTGACATCTGAGCAGAAAAGTGGGAGCTGGTCATCATGTGTCCGATGCGGCCACCATCTCTCATGAATGACAGCCTTTTTATGCCGCACATTTCCATTAGGATGCGACTAAATATCACATCTTTGCACTCTCTCGTCTGTTTATTCTGTGGCTGAAAATAACTTTATCATAAAATGGTATTTAAGACGATACATAACATATAAATACTCTGtaactatataaataaaacctCTCTGGGCTTCTACTCAGTCTCTACTAACGATTATACACGAGTCCATTGGGGAGCACATACCAGAAGGGCACAGCCTACTGTGTCTAATACAAATAATAGTATATATACATTATGATATATTGTTCCTGTTCAGTCCATATGAGTGTTGAGAGACAGAAATCCTCTTCACGACGAAGTTTTAGGCTCGATTCTCAGAGACGCTTCATACAGGCTCTCCTCATCCAGCGCGGTGCTGCTGTCCAACAGGTACTTTGCAACCTAAAGCAATAATGAACACCGACAAAGCAGTTTGTTCAAGacttcttcagtttttctgacTCAACAATTGGAATAAGTTGAATGACAGTGCACACCTACTGTTAGTGAAAATATAGATTTATATAGAGTTCTGTTGGCCACTTCGACTGGAAACCAGCCTTTATTCACTCTCTTAATCAAAAACTGTATATTTGCTTGAGAAAATTTTGCTTGATTTGGTTCCCACATGCCAAAAaccttcaaataaataaatacattttaatctTACTTGCCACATGCAGCCACTTTATTCAAGTTAAATAGAAAACAAATCTAAAAAGATCAAATTAATTTGCCAAATCTTACAATTTAAACTTGAAAAGACCCCATGAGTTTCCCGCTTTGAATACCTGCTAGCCAAAaccaacaaatacaaacaatcCCTCACACACTCAGCTAAACTCCAGCAGTAAAGGTCGTATCAGCCCAACCACACTTTGTGAATAGTAATATGAGAAGAACTAAAATGATATTAGTAAACTCACCTACAGTATACATACCGCCAAACAAATAATATAAGTCTACAGCTGCTGAAAAAGTGGATTATACACaataaaatagaaacagaaaataatctCACCTTTGGTTGATAATCAATCTTGTAAGCTGTTTGCTGAAACTGCCGTATTTCTCTGATAATGTGAGATATCTgacaacaaatgaaagaaaatcattaaaattcAACCTTGCAGGGTTGTATAGTCCACAAGAGATGAAGCACATATTGCTGACAACACAAATGCGACAAAAAAGAGTTTAGAAACCAGAACCAATACAAAGTTATTGTGTTCGCTTCAGCACACTGGTGTTCCTTACCATTCTCATCTTGGAGAAGTTGACCAGGTTGTCCTCGGTGTAGTTGGGCGTCCCCTCTTCGATGAAGGCCAGGTCAGTCAGGTACATTCCCAGGTAGGGAACACAGGGAGGGTCACAGCTGGGGAGAAAGGGCGGCTCAGATACAGAGATATAGTACACAAACATAAAGGACCACAGGGCAGTGACAAGCTTTAGATACTTACTTCTTCAGAGCTTCTCTCAGGTTTTTGAATCGTCCCTCTGAGGACACCAGCTTCTGTAACTTGTCGATCACAGTCTTTGTCTGGAAAATGAATCACAGTAAAACTGTTAATGCCAGAAGTCagaaatgtaacattttcaatACTAGTTATAAAAACAAACGGATGAGTGAAATGCTCACTatggtgagagagaaaaagctttTTGGGAAATACTGTACACTATCACATCTATATGCTAAATATGAGCTAGAGCCAGgaggcaattagcttagctcagcataaagacaacaacaaccaaagtgtgtgtttgtggttttacgGGAGTTATGTGCTGGTACTCCTAAGAGAAGGACAAAAAGCCTTCGACTGCAGAAAATATAGGTGATATTCAGGTGCCAGCTAAACTTTACCGATTACTTGAAAATCAAAGCTAAAACCTGGAAGTCCTCCACCCCGGAGAAATATCAGTTAACTTCAATGCTGGAAGAACGTGCCAGCAATGACGGATACCTGCTTGGAGACTTTGAGCCAGGTCTTCTTGAGGCGGAAGATGGAGCTGCGGTTGAGGGAGGATGTAATCTCCAGCATGGCGTTGTAGTTGTGGAGGCAGCGGCAAATGTCGGCCACTGCCACCCATTTCTCAATCACCGCCACTCGCATGTTCACATCGTCCCACTGCAGGATCTCTGTGGCGATCTTGTTGCTGatctgccaaaaaaaaatacatggtGATAATAATGactatttatctatctatctatctatctatctatctatctatctatctatctatctatctatctatctatctatctatctatctatctatctatctatctatctatctatctatctatctatctatccagaACATCAGAGTAAACACATACATCGTTGAAATGTTTGGTTGTTTTCATAATGTATGGAGTTCTCTCGTTCTTGTCGTTCTTCATCCAGCCTTGACCAAAGAACTCCCTGTGgaaaaaatatatgtttttcaagtaatgaacaatgaaaaacaCCCCAACATTCAGCGGCTGCATTcgtgtgtttgcacacatgtaCTCACTCGTATGGGATGACCTTGAAGACCAGGTGGTCCAGCAGTGTGAGCTGCTCAGCTATCTCCAGGGCAGAGTGGCTCTCAAACGGCTCAGTCCTACAGTCCTCCGTGgccttatacacacacacacacacacacacacacacacacacacacacacacacacacagtgaaaagcaTTACAGCTTAAGCACAAATCGTCTCTACAGTACAACCAGTAATTtcaagaaatacatttttctttttatactgAAAAGGCCTTTGTGATCTTTCTCTCACCATCTGTGTGATCTCTTCCAAGCTGACCTGGTTATCTCCAGGGTCCTCCTGAGTGAGAGTCCTAcatacagaaagagaaaagtgccgttatttgacagttttgtcTATAATTGCCGTGACCCAAAGAGACATAAATGGATTTCACTTGTCGGAAAGTGTTTGGCTTGACCCAGTGCATTTC contains:
- the LOC139332816 gene encoding pro-cathepsin H-like yields the protein MSQHNKVYDTEEFYHRLRVFTENKRTVDHHNAGNHSFTMGLNQFSDMTFEEFRKLFLLTEAQNCSVTKGGHVSRTGPYPESVDWRMKGNFVTPVKNQGHCGSCWTFSTTGCLESVNAIATGKLIPLSEQQLIDCARDFNNHGCLGGLPSQAFEYIKYSNGLMTEEDYPYKGYNDFCHFDPALAAALVLDVINITRYDEKAMVDAVARLNPVSFAFDVTSEFMHYKEGVYTSTQCENTPDKVNHAVLAVGYGIEENGTPYWIVKNSWGTAWGIDGYFLIERGKNMCGLAACSSYPLPLV